In one Sporomusa sphaeroides DSM 2875 genomic region, the following are encoded:
- a CDS encoding cache domain-containing protein, whose translation MPHSIRWRFITFISLAVILGCLITALWTTYQIRQETELVAVEKVKTDSTLAATLLDSRFPGSWQVRNGKLYKGDTLINENFFFVDEVEQQTGDTCSIFLGDTRVATTIARDGKRAVGTKVSPEVAQVVLGDGREFVGEANVVGIKYQTVYRPLKNDSGQIIGIWYVGANKGFVDTIMQDTLRHVGLAFFMGWLVIVSVVWFLTTSLTQPLASLGKAANRLAAGDLDTEIVIHTKDEIAFLAQAFDQMRKKLRINNHNLESLVNERTLELQQAYAELKQLDELKSSFLSTVSHELRTPLTSVLGFAKIIQKKLNEVIFPQVPADDRRTVKTMQQITSNIDIIVTEGERLTNLINDVLDLAKMESGKVEWKTEALSLPDLIERAIKNSESLWSSKPNLTVTVDISGKLPPVMGDHDRLLQVMLNLISNAVKFTEAGSIVCRAKHTENQIIVSVTDTGSGIAPEAQAIIFEKFKQIGDTLTEKPKGTGLGLPICKQIIEHHGGKIWLKSKPGVGSSFFFTLPASAQAVPAIASPGEEAPSEQANGSAPAVKPTPGKTKTILIVDDDSSIRALLAQELEGAGYQVIEAADGLHALDIVYNAIKYQGLIPDLIVLDVMMPKMSGFDVAAAFKTNPDTMHIPIVILSAMENQRRSSLIGVDRYLTKPVNMDLLLQEITALIALGNSYKNIVVVNDDQATLKHLTAAFTANGFAVCSTADSHESILKAMAEKPGVIIIGSLLAEQCGIFQSLRQEKGFENVHFFLLAKLTAKENTG comes from the coding sequence ATGCCACATTCTATCAGGTGGCGGTTCATTACCTTCATCAGCCTGGCAGTCATTTTAGGCTGCTTAATCACGGCATTATGGACGACATATCAAATCCGCCAGGAAACCGAACTGGTAGCCGTCGAAAAAGTCAAAACCGATTCCACTTTGGCTGCCACACTGCTGGACAGCCGCTTTCCCGGTTCCTGGCAGGTGCGGAACGGAAAACTCTACAAAGGCGACACCTTGATTAATGAAAATTTTTTCTTTGTCGATGAAGTAGAGCAGCAAACCGGGGATACTTGTTCGATTTTTCTCGGCGATACCCGGGTTGCCACCACTATCGCCCGCGACGGTAAACGGGCTGTCGGCACCAAAGTTTCACCCGAAGTGGCCCAGGTGGTCCTGGGAGATGGCCGGGAGTTTGTCGGTGAAGCCAATGTCGTCGGCATTAAATACCAGACAGTCTACCGGCCGCTGAAAAATGACTCCGGTCAAATTATCGGCATATGGTATGTCGGCGCTAATAAAGGCTTTGTGGATACCATTATGCAAGATACCCTGCGGCATGTCGGCCTGGCCTTTTTCATGGGCTGGCTGGTTATCGTGTCTGTTGTCTGGTTTCTTACCACTTCCCTGACCCAACCACTGGCTTCACTGGGCAAAGCCGCCAATCGCCTGGCTGCCGGCGACCTGGATACAGAAATTGTTATCCACACCAAAGACGAGATTGCCTTTCTCGCCCAGGCATTTGATCAGATGCGGAAAAAACTCCGCATCAATAATCACAACCTGGAATCCCTGGTCAACGAACGCACCCTTGAGCTGCAGCAGGCTTATGCCGAACTGAAACAGCTGGACGAGTTAAAATCCAGCTTTCTTTCCACCGTTTCCCATGAGCTTAGAACCCCGCTGACCTCGGTACTCGGTTTTGCAAAAATCATTCAGAAAAAGCTGAATGAGGTGATATTTCCCCAGGTACCGGCCGATGACCGCCGCACAGTCAAAACCATGCAGCAAATAACAAGCAATATCGATATTATCGTGACCGAAGGCGAGCGGTTAACCAACCTGATCAACGATGTACTCGATCTGGCAAAAATGGAATCCGGCAAAGTGGAATGGAAAACCGAAGCCCTGTCACTGCCGGACCTCATAGAGCGGGCGATTAAGAACTCCGAATCCCTATGGTCGTCAAAGCCGAACCTCACCGTCACCGTTGATATCTCCGGCAAATTGCCGCCGGTTATGGGTGACCACGACAGATTGCTCCAGGTAATGCTTAACCTCATTTCCAATGCCGTTAAATTTACCGAAGCCGGCTCCATTGTCTGCCGTGCCAAACATACGGAAAACCAGATCATTGTCAGTGTTACCGATACCGGCAGCGGCATAGCCCCTGAAGCCCAGGCAATTATCTTTGAAAAATTTAAGCAAATCGGTGATACCCTTACTGAAAAACCCAAGGGGACAGGCTTGGGACTGCCTATTTGCAAACAGATTATCGAACACCATGGCGGAAAAATCTGGCTCAAAAGCAAGCCCGGAGTCGGCAGCAGCTTTTTCTTTACCCTGCCAGCCTCTGCCCAGGCAGTACCGGCAATTGCCAGCCCCGGCGAGGAAGCCCCGTCCGAGCAGGCGAACGGCTCTGCACCGGCCGTGAAACCTACTCCGGGGAAAACCAAAACCATTCTTATTGTCGACGACGATTCCAGCATACGGGCCCTGCTGGCCCAGGAGCTGGAAGGAGCCGGCTATCAGGTAATCGAAGCCGCCGACGGCCTCCATGCACTGGATATCGTCTACAACGCCATTAAGTATCAAGGCCTGATCCCGGATCTGATTGTCCTCGATGTAATGATGCCCAAGATGAGTGGTTTCGACGTGGCCGCCGCCTTCAAAACCAATCCCGATACCATGCATATCCCCATTGTGATTCTCTCAGCCATGGAAAACCAGCGGCGCAGTTCGCTGATCGGCGTTGACCGTTATCTCACCAAACCGGTAAATATGGATCTGCTCTTACAGGAAATCACGGCCCTGATTGCCCTCGGCAATTCATACAAAAACATTGTGGTGGTTAATGACGATCAAGCCACCCTCAAACACCTGACTGCCGCCTTCACCGCCAACGGCTTTGCTGTCTGCAGCACAGCTGACAGCCACGAATCCATCCTCAAAGCCATGGCGGAAAAACCGGGGGTGATTATTATCGGCAGCCTGCTGGCCGAACAATGCGGTATTTTTCAGTCCCTGCGCCAGGAAAAAGGCTTCGAAAACGTCCATTTCTTCCTGCTGGCCAAGCTTACGGCCAAAGAAAACACCGGGTAA
- a CDS encoding Na/Pi cotransporter family protein has protein sequence MSHVLLGIGMLLGGIFVMRYGLKKALWHQLQAALARLTNTPWRGLVLGAVAAALLQSSTTVCLITIGLVGADYMTFRQALGIVLGANIGTCSTVQLVNMAVPLEYLLPLLLLSVLLCVFRKLRYVSLACAGLFGMLAGVDLLVTGISAMTQLQAMSQYLVLAREQPLYGIWGGVLATTVFQSSSAATALLMLMTDRGLVDITTAAYVVYGNNIGSCISSIVFSAAAPTAARQVALSHILLNVAGAAVFFPATGLLIAVAGWWATDFSSQVAAIHTIFNVLSSLLVLPFFNRFAGLILLLIPEPKARIK, from the coding sequence ATGAGCCATGTCTTACTGGGAATCGGTATGCTGCTGGGCGGTATTTTCGTCATGCGCTATGGTTTGAAGAAAGCCTTGTGGCATCAATTACAGGCGGCATTAGCCAGGCTGACAAACACTCCCTGGCGCGGTCTGGTGCTGGGAGCCGTTGCTGCCGCCCTGCTGCAAAGCAGCACCACCGTCTGTCTGATCACCATCGGACTTGTCGGTGCCGATTATATGACTTTCCGGCAGGCGCTGGGGATTGTGCTTGGAGCCAATATCGGCACCTGCTCTACCGTACAACTGGTGAATATGGCTGTACCGCTGGAGTATCTGCTGCCGCTGCTGCTGCTTTCCGTTCTGCTGTGTGTGTTCCGCAAGCTAAGATATGTGAGCTTGGCGTGTGCCGGACTGTTTGGCATGCTGGCCGGGGTCGATTTGCTGGTTACCGGCATTTCTGCCATGACACAGCTTCAGGCCATGAGCCAGTATCTGGTCCTGGCCCGGGAACAGCCGTTGTACGGCATCTGGGGCGGGGTGCTTGCGACGACGGTATTCCAATCCAGCAGTGCCGCTACGGCTCTCCTGATGCTGATGACCGACAGGGGGCTTGTTGATATCACGACCGCCGCCTATGTGGTATATGGCAATAATATCGGTTCCTGTATATCTTCCATTGTTTTCAGCGCTGCCGCGCCTACTGCGGCCAGGCAGGTTGCCTTGTCGCATATTCTGCTCAATGTGGCGGGAGCCGCGGTTTTCTTTCCGGCGACAGGGCTGCTGATTGCCGTTGCCGGCTGGTGGGCCACAGATTTCAGCAGCCAGGTTGCGGCCATTCATACGATATTTAACGTGTTGTCTTCGCTGCTGGTGCTGCCCTTTTTCAACCGGTTTGCCGGCCTGATTCTACTGTTGATTCCGGAACCCAAGGCCAGAATCAAATAA
- a CDS encoding glycerophosphodiester phosphodiesterase, whose product MLIYAHRGARGYAPENTMAAFRQALACKADGIELDVQLTKDRQLVICHDHSIDRTSNGSGWIKNFTLAELKALDFGSWFAPAFAGEPIPTLEEFCRWYVTTPLLLNIEIKNGPVVYKGIEEQMIYLLKRICPKDFDLYNRVIISSFYHPSLVKIKQIDNRVKTGVLFADHPVNVLSLIKQTNADYLHPHWHYLNRNWIEAAHEAGIGVNSYTINTQEEFDFSCAQNIDGLFSDYPDRFTGSRIP is encoded by the coding sequence ATGCTCATTTATGCGCACCGTGGTGCCCGGGGTTATGCCCCGGAAAACACCATGGCGGCTTTTCGTCAGGCGCTTGCCTGTAAGGCTGATGGGATTGAGCTTGACGTTCAGTTAACCAAAGACCGTCAGCTTGTAATTTGTCATGACCACTCTATTGACCGTACCAGTAATGGCTCCGGCTGGATCAAAAATTTCACGTTAGCCGAACTCAAAGCACTGGACTTCGGGTCCTGGTTTGCTCCGGCCTTTGCCGGTGAGCCCATTCCCACTTTGGAGGAATTTTGCCGGTGGTATGTAACTACACCGCTGCTGTTAAATATTGAAATCAAAAATGGCCCTGTTGTTTATAAAGGAATCGAAGAGCAAATGATCTACCTGCTGAAGCGTATTTGCCCTAAAGATTTTGATTTGTATAACCGCGTTATAATCTCCTCTTTCTATCATCCGTCATTAGTTAAAATTAAACAAATCGACAACCGGGTTAAAACTGGGGTCTTATTTGCCGACCATCCTGTGAATGTCCTCAGCCTGATTAAACAAACAAACGCCGACTACCTCCATCCACACTGGCATTACCTCAACCGGAACTGGATTGAGGCAGCCCATGAAGCAGGCATCGGCGTTAACAGTTATACGATAAATACACAGGAAGAATTTGATTTTAGCTGTGCGCAGAATATCGACGGCCTGTTTAGTGATTATCCCGACCGGTTTACCGGTTCACGGATACCGTGA
- a CDS encoding AraC family transcriptional regulator yields MHVDINQLAGNFTRNRFQIVDVVRAIVPPGGRCFGMFTPPVSGLIFPLRGRARMFFDGVPYTMEPGKIFHGGPNISMDKEVVGSAEWNYMVIHYQVDNSAKNEFPQAFSHYQIDTGYSPRIHDLLQRLYDVCTTPGNLSALQAHSLFLSILDESLTCAGSRHSEPGRELVEQAVEYIKQHYMEPLTVAKLARKYGLNSKQFAYLFQKHIGMAPLEYLIEHRVRRAREMLYTTACSVTDISACVGYSDPYYFSKLFKKRTGFSPSTLRPASCRS; encoded by the coding sequence ATGCATGTGGATATTAATCAGTTAGCGGGAAACTTTACCCGCAATAGATTCCAAATTGTTGATGTGGTCAGAGCGATTGTGCCGCCGGGGGGGAGATGTTTTGGCATGTTTACGCCGCCGGTCTCGGGTTTGATTTTCCCCCTAAGGGGGCGGGCGAGAATGTTTTTTGACGGTGTGCCCTATACGATGGAACCGGGGAAAATTTTTCACGGCGGTCCGAATATATCAATGGACAAAGAAGTTGTGGGGAGTGCTGAATGGAATTATATGGTCATCCATTATCAGGTGGACAACAGTGCCAAAAACGAGTTTCCCCAGGCATTTTCCCATTATCAGATTGATACAGGCTACAGTCCGCGTATTCATGATTTGCTGCAGCGCTTGTATGATGTCTGCACAACGCCCGGCAATTTGTCGGCGTTGCAGGCCCACTCGCTGTTTCTGAGCATTCTGGATGAAAGCCTGACCTGCGCCGGCAGCCGCCACAGCGAACCGGGCCGGGAACTGGTGGAGCAGGCTGTAGAATATATTAAGCAGCATTACATGGAACCGCTCACTGTGGCTAAATTGGCCAGAAAGTATGGTTTAAACAGCAAACAGTTTGCCTATTTGTTTCAAAAGCATATCGGTATGGCGCCGCTTGAATATCTGATTGAACACCGGGTGCGGCGTGCCCGCGAGATGTTGTATACCACAGCCTGCTCTGTCACGGATATTTCCGCTTGCGTAGGTTACTCCGACCCTTATTATTTCAGTAAGCTATTCAAAAAACGTACAGGCTTTTCTCCCAGTACACTGCGCCCGGCCAGCTGCCGCTCCTGA